From Serinicoccus profundi, the proteins below share one genomic window:
- a CDS encoding serine hydrolase, translating to MRQVIGGLAVASMLLAGCTREYDDDMATTTSPPLVVETATPDDASATTAPADDEAATAPAPEPSEAVDLAEQLTDDDLRAQVEWVLGLLEPGAEGPTATDIAKRLAPSFLDQVTQVEFARVLTQLRERGPYTVTGADQSQGVGRIASLALASSQQPVVLTIGLDEEGRVQTLLFQPDTSGTLPTLSAWADLDQALTELEGQAQVVVGEVDVPGGSCELVHTTEGLEPGGEPAPSGSVYKLLVLSAVVDAVAEGELTWDRRLTITPEVKSLPSGVLQDREDGSEVTVLEAARLMISISDNTATDLLVTAVGQPTLRAAATEAGVDATRIMPVATTRQFFQLGWQVDAEVRRRWAEAAVPETREAILADLPEELDLDLATITEPRWEADIDFSLTGAEVCGLHARLQQQARTEPGSPVRDILSANPGIGPVAGVSYQAFKGGSAPGVLAFSFYVESAADSDSSPDTGRVLVVQVRRADEIDEMRASTITEAGLQLLMDPDD from the coding sequence ATGCGGCAGGTGATCGGCGGGCTGGCCGTGGCCTCGATGCTGCTCGCCGGGTGCACGCGGGAGTACGATGACGACATGGCCACCACCACGAGCCCACCCCTCGTCGTCGAGACCGCCACGCCGGACGACGCCTCGGCCACGACCGCTCCCGCGGACGACGAGGCCGCGACGGCACCCGCCCCCGAGCCCTCCGAGGCCGTCGACCTCGCCGAGCAGCTCACCGACGACGACCTGCGCGCCCAGGTCGAGTGGGTGCTGGGCCTGCTCGAGCCCGGCGCCGAGGGCCCGACGGCCACGGACATCGCGAAGCGGTTGGCGCCCTCCTTCCTGGATCAGGTGACGCAGGTGGAGTTCGCCCGCGTCCTCACCCAGCTGCGGGAGCGCGGCCCCTACACCGTCACCGGCGCCGACCAGAGCCAGGGGGTGGGCCGGATCGCGTCCTTGGCGCTGGCCTCGAGCCAGCAGCCCGTGGTCCTCACCATCGGCCTGGACGAGGAGGGTCGCGTGCAGACCCTGCTCTTCCAGCCGGACACCTCCGGCACGCTCCCGACGCTCTCCGCGTGGGCCGACCTGGACCAGGCACTCACCGAGCTCGAGGGACAGGCGCAGGTCGTCGTGGGCGAGGTAGACGTGCCGGGCGGGAGCTGCGAGCTCGTCCACACCACGGAGGGCCTGGAGCCAGGCGGTGAGCCGGCGCCGAGTGGCTCGGTATACAAGCTGCTCGTGCTCTCCGCCGTGGTGGACGCGGTTGCGGAGGGGGAGCTGACCTGGGACCGACGGCTCACGATCACGCCGGAGGTCAAGAGCCTGCCCTCGGGGGTCCTTCAGGACCGCGAGGACGGCTCGGAAGTCACTGTGCTGGAGGCGGCCCGGTTGATGATCTCGATCAGCGACAACACCGCCACCGACCTCCTCGTCACCGCCGTCGGTCAGCCGACCCTACGCGCGGCAGCGACCGAGGCGGGCGTGGACGCCACCCGGATCATGCCGGTCGCCACGACCCGGCAGTTCTTCCAGCTCGGCTGGCAGGTCGACGCGGAGGTCCGGCGCCGGTGGGCCGAGGCGGCGGTCCCCGAGACGCGAGAGGCGATCCTTGCCGACCTCCCCGAGGAGCTCGACCTCGACCTGGCCACGATCACCGAGCCTCGGTGGGAGGCGGATATCGACTTCTCTCTCACCGGGGCCGAGGTCTGCGGCCTGCACGCGCGGCTGCAGCAGCAAGCCAGGACCGAGCCAGGGTCGCCGGTGCGCGACATCCTGTCCGCCAACCCCGGTATCGGCCCCGTGGCGGGTGTGTCCTACCAGGCTTTCAAGGGCGGGTCGGCACCCGGCGTCCTGGCGTTCTCCTTCTATGTCGAGTCGGCGGCCGACTCCGACTCGAGCCCCGACACCGGCCGGGTCCTGGTCGTCCAGGTCCGGCGCGCCGACGAGATCGACGAGATGCGCGCGTCCACCATCACCGAGGCCGGCCTCCAGCTCCTGATGGACCCCGACGACTAG
- a CDS encoding fructosamine kinase family protein, which produces MTPETAFTKTRADAPPLFFDREAVGLGVLGAAGARVPRVLDVSEGGITLDRVPAGGERTVSGEEAFGRELAALHRATGERYGAVDGEPTAYLGDCPIDLTPCGTLAESWLERRVVPLTRECVERGQLDGTALADAEALAGSDLGPVEPPTLVHGDLWAGNRLVDRRGRSWLIDPCAHYAHREVDLAMMQLFGGFSGRVYAAYAEDFPLAAGWRERVAVFQTVPLLVHVLLFGGGYAVQAGDALRAARG; this is translated from the coding sequence ATGACGCCGGAGACCGCCTTCACCAAGACCCGCGCCGACGCCCCGCCGCTGTTCTTCGACCGTGAGGCGGTGGGCCTGGGCGTGCTGGGGGCCGCGGGCGCCCGGGTGCCGCGCGTGCTCGACGTGTCGGAGGGCGGCATCACCCTCGACCGCGTGCCCGCCGGGGGCGAGCGCACCGTGTCCGGCGAGGAGGCCTTCGGGCGCGAGCTGGCCGCCCTGCACCGGGCCACGGGGGAGCGCTACGGCGCCGTCGACGGCGAGCCCACGGCATACCTCGGCGACTGCCCGATCGACCTCACCCCCTGCGGCACGCTGGCCGAGTCGTGGCTGGAGCGCCGCGTCGTGCCGCTCACCCGGGAGTGCGTGGAGCGGGGTCAGCTCGACGGCACCGCGCTCGCCGACGCCGAGGCGCTGGCTGGCAGCGACCTCGGGCCGGTCGAGCCGCCGACCCTGGTCCACGGCGACCTGTGGGCGGGCAACCGGCTGGTGGACCGGCGAGGGCGCAGCTGGCTCATCGACCCGTGCGCCCACTACGCCCATCGCGAGGTCGACCTGGCGATGATGCAGCTCTTCGGCGGGTTCAGCGGGCGCGTCTACGCCGCCTACGCCGAGGACTTCCCGCTCGCGGCGGGCTGGCGCGAGCGGGTCGCGGTCTTCCAGACCGTGCCGCTGCTCGTCCATGTCCTCCTCTTCGGCGGGGGGTATGCCGTGCAGGCGGGCGACGCGCTGCGCGCCGCCCGCGGCTGA
- a CDS encoding low molecular weight protein-tyrosine-phosphatase, whose translation MHIVTVCLGNICRSPAAEAVLLRRLEEAGLQDVTVSSAGTADYHVDERPHPRSVAEGERRGYAFTTRGAQFEATDFEGADLVLAMDSSNEADLLSLARTPAEQATVVRLGAFASDAGDGVRDIPDPWGMPQEAYVAMYDQIEDAVAGLVAAIAQDRVGEVVAAQRDRH comes from the coding sequence ATGCACATCGTCACGGTCTGCCTGGGCAACATCTGCCGCTCCCCCGCCGCCGAGGCGGTGCTGCTCCGCCGGCTCGAGGAGGCCGGGCTGCAGGACGTCACCGTCAGCTCGGCCGGGACGGCCGACTACCACGTCGACGAGCGCCCGCACCCCCGGTCCGTGGCCGAGGGCGAGCGCCGGGGGTATGCCTTCACCACCCGCGGGGCGCAGTTCGAGGCCACCGACTTCGAGGGGGCCGACCTGGTGCTCGCGATGGACTCCAGCAACGAGGCCGACCTCCTCTCCCTCGCCCGGACCCCTGCCGAGCAGGCCACCGTGGTGCGGCTCGGCGCCTTCGCCTCCGACGCCGGCGACGGCGTGCGGGACATCCCCGACCCGTGGGGTATGCCGCAAGAGGCCTACGTCGCGATGTACGACCAGATCGAGGACGCCGTGGCCGGGCTGGTCGCCGCGATCGCGCAGGACCGGGTCGGCGAGGTCGTCGCGGCCCAGCGCGACCGGCACTGA
- a CDS encoding SDR family NAD(P)-dependent oxidoreductase: MARTRARGAGGALGWEHLAAPDLRGRTVVVTGASDGIGREVALHLARWGARLVLPVRNRAKAEVVRSRLLRKTAVAGADAVRLVDLDLADLGSVRRAVEEIGVLLEGDRADLVSVAGVVSPRRQETVDGFELLLGVNALAPMLLVESLLPVVHERVVLVTSHAHTAGRFDPADPHFRRTRWTLPRACSRAKLTAMQWGLDLGARMPPGTQVQLTHPGWVVTNLQNASGDARLDRLVTTASRPLAMTATEGAAAVLFSLTQPLPPGSYVGPDGWQHLRGRPTLIRRSAAALNAEQAARTVAWVRREVGLDADGPTSG, translated from the coding sequence ATGGCACGGACGAGGGCGAGAGGCGCCGGCGGAGCCCTCGGGTGGGAGCACCTGGCGGCGCCGGACCTGCGCGGGCGCACCGTCGTGGTCACCGGGGCGAGCGACGGGATCGGCCGCGAGGTGGCGCTGCACCTGGCCAGGTGGGGTGCGCGGCTCGTCCTCCCGGTCCGCAACCGCGCCAAGGCCGAGGTGGTCCGTTCCCGGCTGCTCCGGAAGACCGCCGTCGCCGGGGCCGATGCCGTGCGGCTCGTCGACCTGGACCTCGCCGACCTCGGGTCGGTGCGGCGGGCGGTGGAGGAGATCGGCGTGCTGCTCGAGGGGGACCGGGCCGACCTGGTCAGCGTCGCCGGGGTCGTGTCACCCCGCCGGCAGGAGACCGTCGACGGCTTCGAGCTGCTGCTGGGGGTCAACGCGCTCGCGCCCATGCTCCTGGTGGAGTCGCTGCTCCCCGTGGTGCACGAGCGGGTGGTGCTCGTCACCTCCCACGCGCACACGGCCGGCCGGTTCGACCCGGCGGATCCGCACTTCCGGCGGACGCGGTGGACCCTGCCCCGGGCCTGCTCCCGTGCCAAGCTCACCGCGATGCAGTGGGGGCTGGACCTCGGTGCCCGTATGCCGCCCGGCACCCAGGTGCAGCTGACGCACCCCGGGTGGGTGGTCACCAACCTGCAGAACGCCAGCGGCGACGCGCGCCTCGACCGGCTCGTGACCACGGCGAGCCGCCCGCTGGCCATGACCGCCACCGAGGGTGCCGCGGCCGTGCTCTTCTCGCTCACCCAGCCGTTGCCCCCGGGCTCCTACGTCGGCCCCGACGGGTGGCAGCACCTGCGCGGCCGACCCACGCTCATCCGGCGCTCGGCCGCGGCGCTGAACGCCGAGCAGGCGGCGCGGACCGTCGCCTGGGTGCGGCGTGAGGTGGGTCTGGACGCCGACGGACCCACGTCGGGCTGA
- a CDS encoding lipid II:glycine glycyltransferase FemX, whose amino-acid sequence MTLTLETASDRASYMAALLDLPVSSPLQGWGYGEARRELGQEPLRYLVRQDGRTVGAVQLMRKTLVPGVSTLYAPRGPVLADPALLPDFARAVKKVARRSDHFLTIEPPEPLFAGDSPEQEDLEAEQAVIPDRLGPFRRARTEQPEHTILIDTRPDPETIFAGLHKMARRNVRTAERMDVQAGRDDSFEDFWEIFTATNERSSLGAFPRSYYETLLREADLDGAEAYLILSRHEGRALAGGFFLGLGDTTTYLYGGSVRDDRPPSEGEKRKDAKAPDAFYWTAIKDAHEHGYAQLDLWGIPRLLDESKHSFGVLKMKLKFGSQRYWFPAYDLPLSPLSAPLRAALKARRSYLNYRNYGSTDDVL is encoded by the coding sequence ATGACCCTGACCCTGGAGACCGCCTCTGACCGCGCGTCCTACATGGCAGCCCTGCTCGACCTCCCCGTGAGCAGTCCGCTGCAGGGATGGGGCTATGGCGAGGCCCGCCGCGAGCTCGGCCAGGAGCCGTTGCGCTACCTCGTCCGGCAGGACGGCCGCACGGTGGGTGCGGTGCAGCTCATGCGCAAGACCCTGGTCCCCGGCGTGAGCACGTTGTATGCCCCCCGCGGGCCGGTCCTCGCCGACCCCGCCCTCCTCCCGGACTTCGCGCGGGCGGTCAAGAAGGTGGCCCGCCGCAGCGACCACTTCCTGACGATCGAGCCGCCGGAGCCGCTCTTCGCCGGCGACAGCCCCGAGCAGGAGGACCTCGAGGCCGAGCAGGCGGTCATCCCGGACCGCCTCGGGCCGTTCCGGCGCGCCAGGACCGAGCAGCCCGAGCACACCATCCTCATCGACACGCGCCCGGACCCCGAGACGATCTTCGCGGGGCTGCACAAGATGGCCCGCCGCAACGTGCGGACCGCCGAGCGGATGGACGTGCAGGCGGGGCGCGACGACAGCTTCGAGGACTTCTGGGAGATCTTCACCGCGACCAACGAGCGCTCCAGCCTGGGGGCCTTCCCCCGCAGCTATTACGAGACGCTGCTGCGGGAGGCCGACCTGGACGGCGCCGAGGCATACCTCATCCTGTCGCGCCACGAGGGTCGGGCCCTGGCGGGCGGGTTCTTCCTCGGCCTGGGTGACACCACGACCTACCTCTACGGCGGGTCGGTGCGCGACGACCGCCCACCCTCCGAGGGTGAGAAGCGCAAGGACGCCAAGGCCCCTGACGCGTTCTACTGGACCGCCATCAAGGACGCCCACGAGCACGGCTACGCCCAGCTCGACCTCTGGGGCATCCCGCGGCTGCTGGACGAGTCCAAGCACTCCTTCGGGGTGCTGAAGATGAAGCTGAAGTTCGGGTCGCAGCGCTACTGGTTCCCCGCCTACGACCTGCCGCTGTCGCCGCTGAGCGCGCCGCTGCGGGCCGCCCTCAAGGCGCGCCGGTCCTACCTCAACTACCGCAACTACGGCAGCACCGACGACGTCCTCTGA
- a CDS encoding TraR/DksA family transcriptional regulator: protein MHEQARAELEAKEAELIAQMEQLSRPIQDQGSISFGKRVGDGTAMAVDRLTAVSAHDNLQGLLDEVRAALAAIEDGSYGRCAVCGEPIPGGRLEARPWAITCVRHG, encoded by the coding sequence ATGCACGAGCAGGCGCGGGCGGAGCTGGAGGCCAAGGAGGCCGAGCTCATCGCCCAGATGGAGCAGCTGAGCCGCCCCATCCAGGACCAGGGCAGCATCTCCTTCGGCAAGCGGGTCGGGGACGGCACCGCGATGGCGGTCGACCGGCTCACGGCGGTGAGCGCGCACGACAACCTGCAGGGGCTCCTCGACGAGGTGCGGGCGGCGCTGGCCGCGATCGAGGACGGCAGCTACGGCCGGTGCGCGGTGTGCGGCGAGCCGATCCCGGGTGGCCGCCTGGAGGCCCGCCCGTGGGCGATCACCTGCGTACGGCACGGCTGA
- a CDS encoding 2-oxoacid:acceptor oxidoreductase subunit alpha: protein MSSTPLHQLERVVIRFAGDSGDGMQLTGDRFTSDTAALGNDLSTLPNFPAEIRAPQGTLPGVSSFQVHFADHDIATPGDAPDVLVAMNPAALKANLPDLPRGATVIVNSDEFSKRNLAKVGYAVNPLEDDSLSDAGYHVHALPLTSMTVEALADIDGLTRKEKERAKNMLALGLLSWLYSRDTASTEAFLRAKFSRAPEILEANLTALRTGHAYGETTEDFAVRYQVAPAPMTPGTYRTITGNQALALGLVASAYRTGLPLVLGSYPITPASDVLHQLSALKAHGVTTLQAEDEIAAVGMALGASFGGSLGVTTTSGPGLALKSETIGLAVATELPLLIIDIQRGGPSTGLPTKTEQADLLQALHGRNGESPVAVVAAQSPTDCFDAALEAVRIATTYRTPVILLSDGYLGNGSEPWQIPAAATLPDLTVEHATEPNATDESGEPVFHPYLRDETTLARPWAVPGTPGLEHRIGGIEKADVTGNISYDPANHDRMVRLRQAKIEAIADSIPPLEVDDPSGEARVLVLGWGSTYGPIAAATRLVRATGAKVARAHLRHLNPFPADLGDVLRRYDRVVLPEMNLGQLALLLRGTYLVDVRSHTQVRGLPFTAGELAQVIHENLMEVQHQEVTR, encoded by the coding sequence ATGTCTTCCACTCCACTGCACCAGCTCGAGCGCGTCGTCATCCGCTTCGCCGGGGACTCCGGTGACGGTATGCAGCTCACCGGCGACCGCTTCACCTCCGACACCGCGGCGCTCGGCAACGACCTGTCGACCCTGCCCAACTTCCCGGCCGAGATCCGCGCGCCCCAGGGCACGCTGCCGGGCGTCAGCAGCTTCCAGGTCCACTTCGCCGACCACGACATCGCGACCCCCGGTGATGCTCCCGACGTCCTCGTGGCGATGAACCCGGCGGCGCTCAAGGCCAACCTGCCCGACCTCCCGCGGGGCGCCACGGTCATCGTCAACTCCGACGAGTTCAGCAAGCGCAACCTCGCCAAGGTCGGGTATGCCGTGAACCCCCTGGAGGACGACTCGCTGTCGGACGCGGGCTACCACGTGCACGCGCTGCCGCTGACCTCGATGACGGTCGAGGCGCTGGCCGACATCGACGGCCTCACCCGCAAGGAGAAGGAGCGGGCCAAGAACATGCTGGCCCTGGGCCTGCTGTCCTGGCTCTACTCCCGCGACACCGCCTCCACCGAGGCCTTCCTGCGCGCGAAGTTCTCCCGCGCCCCGGAGATCCTCGAGGCCAACCTCACCGCGCTGCGCACCGGGCACGCCTACGGCGAGACGACGGAGGACTTCGCGGTCCGCTACCAGGTCGCACCGGCCCCGATGACACCCGGGACCTACCGCACCATCACCGGCAACCAGGCGCTGGCCCTCGGACTCGTCGCGTCGGCATACCGCACGGGCCTGCCGTTGGTGCTCGGGTCCTACCCCATCACCCCCGCCTCCGACGTGCTCCACCAGCTGTCCGCGCTCAAGGCGCACGGGGTCACGACGCTGCAGGCCGAGGACGAGATCGCCGCGGTCGGTATGGCGCTCGGCGCCAGCTTCGGCGGGTCGCTGGGCGTGACGACCACCTCCGGGCCTGGCCTCGCGCTCAAGAGCGAGACAATCGGCCTCGCGGTCGCCACCGAGCTGCCGCTGCTCATCATCGACATCCAGCGCGGCGGGCCCTCCACGGGGCTGCCGACGAAGACCGAGCAGGCCGACCTGCTGCAGGCCCTGCACGGCCGCAACGGCGAGTCCCCGGTCGCGGTCGTCGCGGCGCAGTCCCCGACCGACTGCTTCGACGCGGCGCTGGAGGCCGTGCGGATCGCGACGACCTACCGCACCCCGGTGATCCTGCTCTCCGACGGCTACCTCGGCAACGGCTCCGAGCCATGGCAGATCCCCGCCGCCGCGACCCTGCCCGACCTCACCGTCGAGCACGCCACCGAGCCCAACGCGACGGATGAGTCCGGCGAGCCGGTCTTCCACCCCTACCTGAGGGACGAGACGACGCTGGCGCGGCCCTGGGCGGTCCCCGGCACCCCCGGCCTCGAGCACCGGATCGGCGGCATCGAGAAGGCCGACGTCACCGGCAACATCTCCTACGACCCCGCCAACCACGACCGGATGGTGCGACTGCGCCAGGCCAAGATCGAGGCGATCGCCGACTCCATACCCCCGCTGGAGGTGGACGACCCCAGCGGCGAGGCGCGCGTGCTCGTCCTCGGCTGGGGCTCGACGTACGGCCCCATCGCGGCCGCGACCCGCCTGGTGCGCGCGACCGGCGCCAAGGTCGCCCGCGCCCACCTGCGCCACCTCAACCCCTTCCCCGCCGACCTCGGTGACGTGCTGCGCCGCTACGACCGGGTCGTGCTGCCGGAGATGAACCTCGGCCAGCTCGCGCTGCTGCTGCGCGGCACCTACCTCGTCGACGTCCGCAGCCACACCCAGGTGCGCGGGCTGCCCTTCACCGCGGGCGAGCTGGCCCAGGTGATCCACGAGAACCTCATGGAGGTCCAGCACCAGGAGGTGACCCGATGA
- a CDS encoding 2-oxoacid:ferredoxin oxidoreductase subunit beta → MSTDLGLPVRLGTDGVPTLDAGEKQTKKDFTSDQEVRWCPGCGDYAVLASVQSFLPDLGLRRENIVFVSGIGCSSRFPYYLDTYGMHSIHGRAPAIATGLATAREDLSVWVVTGDGDALSIGGNHLIHAMRRNVNLTILLFNNKIYGLTKGQYSPTSDVGAVTKSTPAGSVDHPFNPVSLALGSEATFVARTMDSDRAHLTEVLKAAAAHRGTSLVEIYQNCPIFNDGAFQLLKDRDEATGRVAHLRAGEPVRIGAEGSPEAKVVVRDPDGHLQVVPEQEVPEGHTVVVHDPSAPDPTAAFALSRLDDPSMQTVPMGIFRQVDRPTYDDGVRAQVDQASAGTTRDETSLDGLLRGRDTWTVDGTRPGQVEQLLEGETTAGPTAAAGEVLAEEGEEVYEGEGTP, encoded by the coding sequence ATGAGCACCGACCTCGGTCTTCCCGTCCGTCTCGGCACCGACGGCGTGCCCACGCTCGACGCAGGCGAGAAGCAGACCAAGAAGGACTTCACCTCCGACCAGGAGGTCCGCTGGTGCCCCGGGTGCGGTGACTACGCCGTGCTCGCGTCCGTGCAGAGCTTCCTGCCCGACCTCGGGCTGCGCCGGGAGAACATCGTCTTCGTCTCGGGCATCGGCTGCTCCAGCCGCTTCCCCTACTACCTCGACACCTACGGCATGCACTCCATCCACGGGCGTGCGCCGGCCATCGCCACCGGCCTGGCGACCGCACGGGAGGACCTGTCGGTCTGGGTCGTCACCGGTGACGGCGACGCGCTGTCGATCGGCGGCAACCACCTCATCCACGCGATGCGGCGCAACGTCAACCTCACGATCCTGCTGTTCAACAACAAGATCTACGGTCTGACCAAGGGGCAGTACTCCCCCACCTCCGACGTGGGCGCGGTGACCAAGTCGACCCCGGCCGGATCGGTGGACCACCCCTTCAACCCGGTGTCGCTGGCCCTGGGCTCGGAGGCCACCTTCGTGGCCCGGACCATGGACTCCGACCGCGCGCACCTCACCGAGGTGCTCAAGGCGGCGGCCGCCCACCGCGGCACGTCGCTGGTCGAGATCTACCAGAACTGCCCGATCTTCAACGACGGCGCCTTCCAGCTGCTCAAGGACCGTGACGAGGCCACCGGCCGGGTCGCCCATCTGAGGGCCGGTGAGCCGGTGCGGATCGGCGCCGAGGGCAGCCCGGAGGCCAAGGTCGTCGTCCGCGACCCGGACGGCCACCTCCAGGTGGTGCCCGAGCAGGAGGTGCCGGAGGGGCATACCGTCGTGGTGCACGACCCGTCCGCGCCGGACCCGACGGCGGCGTTCGCGCTGTCGCGGCTCGACGACCCGAGCATGCAGACCGTCCCGATGGGCATCTTCCGCCAGGTGGACCGCCCGACCTACGACGACGGGGTGCGGGCGCAGGTCGATCAGGCCTCGGCCGGCACCACCCGCGACGAGACCTCCCTCGACGGTTTGCTGCGCGGTCGCGACACCTGGACCGTCGACGGCACCCGACCCGGCCAGGTCGAGCAGCTGCTCGAGGGCGAGACCACCGCGGGACCGACGGCGGCCGCCGGTGAGGTGCTCGCCGAGGAGGGCGAGGAGGTCTACGAGGGTGAGGGCACGCCG